Proteins encoded within one genomic window of [Enterobacter] lignolyticus SCF1:
- the kdpD gene encoding two-component system sensor histidine kinase KdpD translates to MTDEPLRPDPDRLLEQTSGWHRGKLKVFFGACAGVGKTYAMLSEAQRLRAQGLDILIGVVETHGRQETAALLDGLATQPRKRIHHRRRIVEEFDLDAALARRPALILMDELAHTNAPGSRHPKRWQDVEELLEAGIDVFTTVNVQHLESLNDVVSGVTGIKVRETVPDPFFDAADEIVLVDLPPDDLRQRLHEGKVYIGGQAERAIEHFFRKGNLIALRELALRRTADRVDDQMREWRGQGEERVWHTRDAILLCVGHSSGNEKLVRTAARLAAKFGSVWHAVYVETPGLHRLPEHQRRSILSALRLAQELGAETATLSDPAEDKAILRYAREHNLGKIIIGRRAQRHWWSRESFADRLARRAPDLDLVIVALEDAPAPPVNRGNDARPWMDRWRVQVRGCAVAVALCALITLVASNFLVAFATVNLVMLYLLGVVIVALFYGRWPSVLATVINVISFDLFFIAPRGTLAVSDIQYVLTFAVMLTVGLIIGNLTAGVRYQARIARYREQRTRHLYEMSKALAIGRSEQDIARTSEQFIQSTFYARSQVLLPNASGHLAALTSGNGITPWDEAIVRWSYDKGQPAGAGTDTLPGVPYLILPLKTAEKTLGVIVVEPGNLRQLMIPEQQRLLETCTLLVASALDRLALTTSEEQARLASERESIRNSLLAALSHDLRTPLTVLFGQAEILTLDLASEGSKHAPQANEIRQHVLNTTRLVNNLLDMARIQSGGFNLRKEWLTLEEVVGSAIRTLEPGLGGRHIELHLGDPLALIHVDGPLFERVLINLLENAVKYAGTKAQIGITATHQDEQLQLDVWDNGPGIPAGKEQSIFDKFARGHKESAIPGVGLGLAICQAIVDVHGGTLSAHNRPEGGASFTVTLPLEAPPTLDDLPEET, encoded by the coding sequence ATGACCGACGAGCCTCTTCGCCCGGACCCTGACCGCCTGCTGGAGCAAACCTCCGGCTGGCACCGGGGTAAACTGAAAGTCTTCTTTGGCGCCTGTGCGGGCGTAGGGAAAACCTACGCCATGCTCAGCGAAGCGCAGCGGCTGCGGGCGCAGGGGCTCGATATCCTGATAGGTGTGGTCGAAACCCACGGCCGTCAGGAGACCGCCGCCCTGCTCGACGGGCTGGCGACACAGCCGCGAAAACGGATTCACCATCGCCGACGCATTGTCGAAGAGTTTGACCTTGATGCCGCTCTCGCCCGCCGTCCGGCGCTGATCCTGATGGACGAGCTGGCGCACACCAACGCCCCCGGCTCCCGCCACCCGAAGCGCTGGCAGGACGTCGAAGAACTACTGGAAGCCGGGATCGACGTCTTTACCACCGTCAACGTCCAGCACCTGGAAAGCCTGAACGACGTGGTCAGCGGCGTCACCGGTATTAAGGTGCGCGAAACGGTGCCCGACCCGTTCTTTGACGCCGCCGATGAAATCGTGCTGGTCGACCTCCCCCCTGACGATCTTCGCCAGCGCCTGCACGAAGGGAAAGTTTACATTGGCGGCCAGGCGGAGCGGGCTATTGAGCACTTCTTCCGTAAAGGCAACCTGATCGCGCTGCGCGAGCTGGCGCTAAGGCGCACCGCCGACCGCGTCGACGACCAAATGCGCGAGTGGCGCGGCCAGGGCGAGGAGCGCGTCTGGCACACCCGCGACGCCATTTTACTCTGCGTCGGCCACAGCAGCGGCAATGAAAAGCTGGTGCGTACCGCCGCGCGGCTGGCCGCCAAATTCGGCAGCGTGTGGCACGCCGTGTATGTTGAAACGCCGGGGCTACACCGCCTGCCGGAGCACCAGCGGCGCAGCATTCTCAGCGCTCTGCGTCTGGCGCAGGAGCTGGGCGCGGAAACCGCCACCCTCTCCGACCCGGCGGAAGACAAAGCGATACTGCGCTACGCCCGCGAGCACAACCTCGGCAAAATTATTATCGGCCGCCGCGCGCAGCGTCACTGGTGGAGCCGGGAATCGTTTGCCGATCGCCTCGCCCGGCGCGCGCCGGACCTTGATTTAGTGATCGTCGCGCTGGAGGATGCGCCCGCGCCGCCGGTCAACCGCGGCAACGACGCGCGTCCGTGGATGGACCGCTGGCGGGTGCAGGTCCGCGGCTGCGCGGTGGCGGTGGCGCTCTGCGCGTTAATCACCCTTGTCGCCAGCAACTTTTTGGTCGCCTTCGCCACCGTCAACCTGGTGATGCTGTACCTGCTTGGCGTGGTGATCGTCGCCCTGTTTTACGGCCGCTGGCCGTCGGTGCTGGCGACGGTGATCAACGTCATCAGCTTTGACCTGTTTTTTATCGCCCCGCGCGGCACGCTTGCCGTCTCGGATATTCAGTATGTGCTGACATTTGCGGTCATGCTTACCGTCGGCCTGATCATCGGTAACCTGACGGCGGGCGTCCGCTACCAGGCGCGTATCGCCCGCTACCGCGAGCAGCGCACCCGCCATCTGTATGAGATGTCAAAGGCGCTGGCCATCGGCCGCAGCGAGCAGGATATCGCCCGCACCAGCGAGCAGTTTATCCAGTCGACCTTTTACGCCCGCAGTCAGGTCCTGCTGCCCAACGCCAGCGGCCATCTCGCCGCGCTGACCTCCGGCAACGGCATCACGCCGTGGGATGAGGCCATCGTTCGCTGGAGCTACGACAAGGGCCAGCCCGCCGGCGCGGGCACCGACACCCTGCCCGGCGTGCCGTACCTGATTCTGCCGCTGAAAACGGCGGAGAAAACCCTGGGCGTGATCGTGGTGGAGCCGGGCAACCTGCGCCAGCTGATGATCCCCGAACAGCAGCGCCTGCTGGAAACCTGCACCCTGCTGGTGGCAAGCGCCCTCGACAGGCTGGCGCTCACCACCAGCGAAGAGCAGGCACGGCTCGCCAGCGAACGCGAGAGCATTCGCAACTCCCTGCTGGCGGCGCTGTCGCACGATCTGCGCACGCCGCTCACCGTCCTGTTCGGCCAGGCCGAAATCCTGACGCTTGATCTGGCAAGCGAAGGTTCAAAACATGCGCCGCAGGCCAACGAAATCCGCCAGCATGTGCTTAACACCACGCGGCTGGTGAATAATCTGCTGGATATGGCGCGGATTCAGTCCGGTGGCTTTAATTTACGCAAGGAGTGGCTGACGCTCGAAGAGGTGGTCGGCAGCGCAATTCGCACGCTGGAGCCTGGGCTCGGCGGGCGGCATATCGAACTCCACCTTGGCGATCCGCTGGCGCTGATTCATGTGGACGGCCCGCTGTTTGAGCGCGTGCTGATCAACCTGCTGGAAAACGCGGTCAAGTACGCCGGAACGAAGGCGCAAATCGGCATTACCGCGACCCATCAGGATGAACAGCTTCAGCTGGACGTCTGGGACAACGGTCCCGGTATTCCTGCTGGTAAGGAGCAGTCTATTTTTGATAAATTCGCCAGGGGCCATAAAGAATCAGCCATTCCCGGCGTTGGGCTGGGGCTGGCTATCTGCCAGGCCATTGTGGACGTTCACGGCGGCACGCTGTCGGCGCATAACCGCCCGGAAGGCGGCGCCAGCTTTACGGTGACCCTGCCGCTGGAGGCGCCGCCAACCCTCGACGACCTGCCTGAGGAAACGTGA
- the kdpE gene encoding two-component system response regulator KdpE, whose translation MINVLIIEDEQAIRRLLRSALEGDGLRVHEAETLQRGLLEAATRKPDLVILDLGLPDGDGIDFIRDFRQWSQVPIIVLSARAEETDKITALDAGADDYLSKPFGIGELQARLRVALRRYGGSEQNQPLYTFSNTQVDLANRRIVRGDEEIHLTPIEFRLLAVLLNNHGKVLTQRQLLSQVWGPNAVEHSHYLRIYMGHLRQKLEMDPARPQHLLTETGIGYRFML comes from the coding sequence GTGATTAACGTATTAATTATTGAAGATGAACAGGCCATTCGCCGGCTTCTGCGCAGCGCGCTGGAAGGCGACGGCCTGCGCGTTCACGAGGCGGAAACCCTCCAGCGCGGCCTGCTGGAGGCCGCGACCCGCAAACCGGACCTGGTGATTCTCGATCTCGGCCTGCCGGATGGCGACGGCATTGACTTCATCCGCGATTTTCGCCAGTGGAGCCAGGTGCCGATTATCGTGCTGTCGGCCCGCGCGGAAGAGACCGACAAAATCACCGCCCTCGACGCCGGTGCCGACGACTATCTCAGTAAGCCCTTCGGGATTGGCGAACTGCAGGCGCGGCTGCGCGTGGCGCTACGCCGTTACGGCGGCAGCGAACAGAACCAGCCGCTGTATACCTTTTCCAATACCCAGGTCGACCTGGCGAACCGCCGAATCGTCCGCGGCGATGAAGAGATCCATCTGACCCCGATAGAGTTCCGCCTGCTGGCGGTGTTGCTGAATAATCACGGCAAGGTTCTCACTCAGCGTCAGCTGCTCAGCCAGGTCTGGGGACCGAATGCGGTTGAACATAGTCATTATTTGCGCATATATATGGGGCACCTGCGCCAGAAGCTGGAAATGGATCCCGCGCGCCCACAGCATTTATTAACGGAAACCGGCATCGGCTATCGCTTTATGCTGTGA
- the speFL gene encoding leader peptide SpeFL codes for MENNSRTMPHIRRTTHIMMFAHRNSFDFHFFNAR; via the coding sequence ATGGAAAACAACAGCCGAACTATGCCCCACATAAGGCGGACAACACACATCATGATGTTTGCCCACCGCAATAGTTTTGACTTTCACTTCTTTAATGCCCGGTAG
- the speF gene encoding ornithine decarboxylase SpeF has translation MSELKIAVSRTCPDCFTTQRSIINTCDTHFIDVAAAVLSIEDVECGKLDEIDATGYNLPVFIAINKEEIVPAEYLSRIQGVFEHDETRNDFYGRQLEAAAHKYEVQLRPPFFRALVDYVAQGNSAFDCPGHQGGEFFRRHPAGNQFVEYFGEALFRSDLCNADVAMGDLLIHEGAPCIAQQHAAKVFNADKTYFVLNGTSSSNKVVLNALLTPGDLVLFDRNNHKSNHHGALLQAGATPIYLETARNPYGFIGGIDAHCFEERYLRELVSEAAPNRAQDARPFRLAVIQLGTYDGTIYNARQVVDKIGHLCDYILFDSAWVGYEQFIPMMADCSPLLLDLNENDPGILVTQSVHKQQAGFSQTSQIHKKDSHIKGQQRYVPHKRLNNAFMMHASTSPFYPLFAALDINAKMHEGECGRNMWMDCVVNGIETRKLILDNCKHIRPFVPEMVDGKPWQSFATADISTDLRFFHFVPGERWHGFEGYAEHQYFVDPCKLLLTTPGIDAANGEYENFGVPATILANFLRENGVIPEKCDLNSILFLLTPAEDMAKLQQLVALLVRFETLLESDAPLADVLPSLYGQHKDRYEGYTLRQLCQEMHNLYARHNVKQLQKEMFRKSHFPRVSMNPQDANYAYLRGQVDLVPLPQAEGRIAAEGALPYPPGVLCVVPGEIWGGAVLRYFTALEEGINLLPGFAPELQGVYIQEHDGRKQVWCYVINDQHAPNALLKGEKL, from the coding sequence ATGTCTGAATTAAAAATTGCAGTAAGCCGCACTTGCCCGGATTGCTTTACGACACAGCGCTCTATTATCAATACCTGTGACACTCATTTTATTGACGTTGCCGCTGCCGTATTATCTATTGAAGATGTCGAGTGCGGTAAGCTCGATGAAATAGATGCAACCGGTTACAATCTCCCTGTATTTATTGCTATTAATAAAGAAGAAATCGTCCCTGCTGAGTACCTTTCACGTATTCAGGGGGTGTTTGAACATGACGAGACCCGCAACGACTTCTATGGCCGTCAGCTGGAAGCCGCCGCGCACAAATATGAAGTGCAGCTGCGTCCGCCGTTCTTCCGCGCGCTGGTCGATTATGTCGCCCAGGGCAACAGCGCCTTTGACTGCCCGGGGCATCAGGGCGGTGAATTCTTCCGTCGCCACCCGGCAGGCAACCAGTTTGTCGAGTATTTCGGTGAAGCGCTGTTCCGCTCTGACCTGTGCAATGCCGACGTCGCGATGGGCGATCTGCTGATCCATGAAGGCGCGCCGTGCATCGCCCAGCAGCATGCGGCGAAGGTCTTTAACGCTGATAAAACCTACTTCGTGCTTAACGGTACCTCCTCCTCCAACAAAGTGGTACTTAACGCGCTGCTGACCCCGGGCGATCTGGTGCTGTTTGACCGCAACAACCACAAGTCTAACCACCATGGCGCGCTGCTGCAGGCGGGCGCAACGCCGATTTATCTGGAGACCGCGCGCAACCCGTACGGCTTCATCGGCGGTATTGACGCCCACTGCTTTGAAGAGCGCTATCTGCGCGAACTGGTCAGCGAAGCTGCGCCAAACCGCGCGCAGGACGCCCGCCCGTTCCGCCTGGCGGTAATTCAGCTGGGCACCTACGACGGCACCATCTATAACGCCCGCCAGGTCGTCGATAAAATCGGTCATCTGTGCGACTACATCCTGTTCGACTCCGCCTGGGTGGGCTACGAGCAGTTTATTCCGATGATGGCGGACTGCTCGCCGCTGCTGCTGGATCTCAACGAAAACGATCCCGGCATTCTGGTGACCCAGTCGGTGCACAAACAGCAGGCTGGCTTCTCGCAGACCTCACAGATCCACAAAAAAGACAGCCATATCAAAGGGCAACAGCGCTATGTACCGCATAAGCGTCTGAACAACGCCTTTATGATGCACGCCTCCACCAGCCCGTTCTATCCGCTGTTTGCCGCACTGGATATCAACGCGAAAATGCACGAAGGCGAATGCGGTCGCAACATGTGGATGGACTGCGTGGTTAACGGTATCGAAACCCGCAAGCTGATTCTCGATAACTGCAAACATATCCGCCCGTTTGTACCGGAAATGGTTGACGGTAAGCCATGGCAGTCCTTTGCGACCGCCGATATCTCCACCGACCTGCGCTTCTTCCACTTTGTTCCGGGCGAACGCTGGCACGGCTTTGAAGGCTACGCCGAGCACCAGTACTTCGTCGATCCGTGCAAACTGCTGCTGACCACGCCGGGTATCGATGCGGCGAACGGTGAATACGAGAACTTTGGCGTACCGGCCACCATCCTCGCCAACTTCCTGCGTGAAAACGGCGTGATCCCGGAAAAATGCGACCTCAACTCGATCCTGTTCCTGCTGACGCCGGCCGAAGACATGGCCAAACTGCAGCAGCTGGTCGCGCTGCTGGTGCGTTTTGAAACCCTGCTTGAGTCCGATGCGCCGCTTGCCGACGTGCTGCCGTCGCTCTACGGCCAGCATAAAGACCGCTATGAGGGTTACACCCTGCGCCAGCTGTGCCAGGAAATGCATAACCTCTATGCCCGCCACAACGTTAAGCAGCTGCAAAAAGAGATGTTCCGTAAATCACACTTCCCGCGCGTGAGCATGAACCCGCAGGACGCCAACTACGCCTATCTGCGCGGCCAGGTCGATCTGGTGCCGCTGCCGCAGGCTGAAGGCCGCATTGCCGCAGAAGGCGCACTGCCTTACCCGCCAGGAGTGCTGTGCGTTGTTCCGGGCGAAATCTGGGGCGGCGCGGTACTGCGCTACTTCACCGCGCTGGAAGAAGGTATCAATCTGCTGCCCGGCTTTGCACCGGAACTCCAGGGGGTGTACATCCAGGAGCACGACGGGCGCAAACAGGTGTGGTGCTATGTCATTAACGATCAGCACGCGCCTAATGCACTGCTGAAAGGGGAAAAATTATGA
- the potE gene encoding putrescine-ornithine antiporter translates to MSKSNKMGVVQLTILTMVNMMGSGIIMLPTKLAEVGTISIISWLVTAVGSMALAWAFAKCGMFSRKSGGMGGYAEYAFGKSGNFMANYTYGVSLLIANVAIAISAVGYGTELFGATLSPVQIGIATIGVLWLCTVANFGGARITGQISSVTVWGVIIPVVGLCIIGWFWFSPTMYASSWNPHNVPFFSAVSSSIAMTLWAFLGLESACANMEVVENPERNVPIAVLGGTLGAAVIYIVSTNVIAGIVPNMDLAHSTAPFGLAFAQMFTPEVGKVIMGLMVMSCCGSLLGWQFTIAQVFKSSADEGYFPKIFSRTSQADAPVQGMLTIVVIQSGLALMTISPSLNNQFNVLVNLAVVTNIIPYILSMAALVIIQKVAQVDPGKAKVANIVALIGAIYSFYALYASGAEAMLYGSIVTFLGWTLYGLVSPRFELTNKHG, encoded by the coding sequence ATGAGCAAATCCAACAAAATGGGTGTTGTTCAGCTCACCATCCTGACGATGGTGAACATGATGGGCTCGGGCATCATCATGTTGCCCACCAAACTGGCTGAAGTCGGCACCATTTCAATTATCTCCTGGCTGGTCACCGCCGTGGGCTCGATGGCCCTGGCGTGGGCATTCGCCAAATGCGGGATGTTCAGCCGCAAGTCCGGCGGGATGGGCGGCTATGCGGAATATGCCTTCGGCAAATCCGGTAACTTCATGGCGAACTACACCTACGGCGTGTCGCTACTGATTGCCAACGTAGCGATCGCCATTTCGGCGGTCGGCTACGGCACCGAGCTGTTCGGCGCCACGCTGAGCCCGGTGCAAATCGGTATCGCCACCATCGGCGTGCTGTGGCTGTGTACGGTCGCTAACTTCGGCGGCGCACGCATCACCGGCCAGATCAGTAGCGTCACCGTGTGGGGCGTTATCATTCCGGTCGTCGGCCTGTGCATCATCGGCTGGTTCTGGTTTAGCCCGACAATGTACGCCAGCTCATGGAACCCGCACAACGTGCCGTTCTTCAGCGCGGTGAGCTCGTCTATCGCCATGACGCTGTGGGCCTTCCTGGGCCTGGAGTCCGCCTGCGCCAACATGGAAGTGGTGGAGAACCCGGAACGTAACGTACCGATCGCCGTTCTTGGCGGGACTCTGGGCGCGGCGGTGATCTACATCGTCTCAACCAACGTCATTGCCGGGATTGTGCCGAATATGGATCTGGCGCACTCCACCGCGCCGTTCGGTCTGGCTTTCGCTCAGATGTTCACCCCGGAAGTGGGCAAAGTGATCATGGGCCTGATGGTAATGTCCTGCTGCGGTTCTCTGCTCGGCTGGCAGTTCACTATCGCCCAGGTGTTTAAATCTTCGGCGGACGAAGGCTATTTCCCGAAAATCTTCTCCCGTACCAGCCAGGCGGATGCGCCTGTCCAGGGGATGCTGACTATCGTGGTTATTCAGTCCGGGTTAGCGCTGATGACCATTAGCCCGTCGCTGAACAACCAGTTCAACGTGCTGGTGAACCTGGCGGTGGTGACCAACATTATTCCGTACATCCTGTCGATGGCGGCGCTGGTCATTATCCAGAAAGTGGCGCAGGTCGACCCGGGTAAAGCGAAAGTCGCCAACATCGTGGCGTTAATCGGGGCTATCTATAGCTTCTACGCGCTCTACGCTTCCGGCGCAGAAGCGATGCTGTACGGTTCAATCGTGACCTTCCTCGGCTGGACGCTGTACGGCCTGGTTTCTCCGCGCTTTGAACTGACCAACAAACACGGTTGA
- a CDS encoding pyridoxamine 5'-phosphate oxidase family protein produces the protein MSNPEREVTAPAEIRVIVERHQVCRIALNDDAWPYVVPVNFGYDYQDGRWVFYFHGARTGKKMRLLRKNPAVSVEIDGDHGLITADDACDYGFAYSSIMATGYASILQSREEMQHGLDAIMRQSAPGKTFRYREQMMKAVCVVRIDCETLTCHRHSLPS, from the coding sequence ATGAGCAATCCAGAGCGGGAAGTCACCGCGCCAGCGGAAATACGGGTGATCGTCGAGCGGCACCAGGTGTGCCGGATAGCCCTTAATGACGACGCCTGGCCGTATGTCGTTCCCGTCAATTTTGGCTACGACTATCAGGACGGGCGCTGGGTGTTTTATTTCCACGGCGCCAGGACAGGGAAGAAAATGCGGCTGCTGCGTAAAAACCCGGCGGTCAGCGTTGAAATTGACGGCGACCACGGGCTGATTACGGCGGATGACGCCTGTGATTACGGCTTCGCCTACAGCAGCATTATGGCCACGGGATACGCATCGATACTGCAGAGTCGTGAGGAGATGCAGCACGGGCTGGATGCCATCATGCGCCAGTCGGCACCGGGAAAAACCTTTCGCTATCGGGAGCAAATGATGAAAGCGGTCTGCGTCGTACGCATCGACTGCGAAACGTTAACCTGCCATCGTCATTCCCTCCCCAGCTAA
- the pgm gene encoding phosphoglucomutase (alpha-D-glucose-1,6-bisphosphate-dependent), producing the protein MATHNRAGQPAQQSDLINVAQLTSQYYVLKPQAGNADHAVKFGTSGHRGSAARHSFNEPHILAIAQAIAEERAKNGITGPCFVGKDTHALSEPAIISVLEVLAANGVDVIVQEQNGYTPTPAISNAILVHNKKGGAQADGIVITPSHNPPEDGGIKYNPPNGGPADTNVTKVVEDRANALLADGLKGVKRMSLDAAWASGHIKERDLVQPFIEGLADIVDMAAIQKAGLKLGVDPLGGSGIEYWKRIAAFYKLDLTIVNDHVDQTFRFMHLDKDGAIRMDCSSECAMAGLLQLRDRFDLAFANDPDYDRHGIVTPAGLMNPNHYLAVAINYLFQHRPQWGADVAVGKTLVSSAMIDRVVNALGRRLVEVPVGFKWFVDGLFDGSFGFGGEESAGASFLRFNGTPWSTDKDGIIMCLLAAEITAVTGKNPQQHYDELAARFGAPSYNRLQAPATSAQKAALSKLSPEMVSANTLAGDPITARLTAAPGNGASIGGLKVMTDNGWFAARPSGTEDAYKIYCESFLGDEHRKRIEKEAVEIVSEVLKNA; encoded by the coding sequence ATGGCAACTCATAACCGCGCAGGCCAACCTGCGCAACAGAGTGATTTGATCAACGTCGCCCAGCTGACGTCTCAGTACTACGTGCTGAAGCCGCAGGCAGGCAACGCGGACCACGCGGTAAAATTCGGGACCTCCGGTCACCGTGGCAGCGCCGCGCGTCATAGCTTTAACGAACCGCACATTCTGGCGATTGCTCAGGCAATTGCGGAAGAGCGTGCGAAAAACGGCATCACCGGTCCGTGCTTTGTGGGTAAGGATACTCACGCGCTGTCTGAGCCTGCGATCATTTCCGTACTGGAAGTGCTGGCGGCCAACGGAGTGGACGTGATTGTGCAGGAGCAGAACGGTTATACCCCGACGCCTGCCATCTCGAATGCTATCCTGGTTCACAACAAAAAAGGCGGCGCTCAAGCTGACGGTATCGTCATCACGCCGTCGCACAACCCGCCGGAAGACGGCGGTATTAAATACAATCCGCCAAACGGCGGTCCGGCGGACACCAACGTCACTAAAGTGGTGGAAGATCGCGCGAACGCGCTGCTGGCCGACGGCCTGAAAGGCGTGAAACGCATGTCGCTGGATGCCGCATGGGCCTCTGGCCACATTAAAGAGCGCGATCTGGTCCAGCCGTTTATCGAAGGCCTGGCGGATATCGTCGACATGGCGGCTATCCAGAAAGCGGGCCTGAAGCTGGGCGTCGACCCGCTCGGCGGTTCGGGCATCGAATACTGGAAACGTATTGCGGCGTTCTACAAGCTCGATCTGACCATTGTTAACGATCATGTCGATCAAACGTTCCGCTTCATGCACCTCGATAAAGACGGCGCTATCCGTATGGACTGCTCCTCTGAGTGCGCGATGGCGGGCCTGCTGCAGCTGCGCGACAGGTTCGATCTGGCCTTCGCCAACGACCCGGATTACGACCGCCACGGCATCGTGACCCCGGCCGGGCTGATGAACCCCAACCACTATCTGGCGGTAGCGATCAACTACCTGTTCCAGCATCGTCCGCAGTGGGGCGCCGATGTTGCCGTCGGTAAGACCCTTGTGTCGTCAGCAATGATTGACCGCGTGGTGAACGCGCTGGGCCGTCGGCTGGTGGAAGTGCCGGTGGGCTTTAAGTGGTTCGTCGACGGCCTGTTTGACGGCAGCTTTGGCTTTGGCGGCGAAGAGAGCGCGGGCGCGTCATTCCTGCGCTTCAACGGTACGCCGTGGTCTACCGACAAAGACGGCATCATCATGTGTCTGCTGGCGGCGGAGATCACCGCGGTTACCGGCAAAAACCCGCAGCAGCACTACGATGAGCTGGCGGCCCGCTTCGGCGCGCCGAGCTACAACCGTCTGCAGGCGCCGGCGACTTCCGCGCAGAAAGCCGCGCTGTCTAAGCTCTCTCCGGAGATGGTCAGCGCCAACACCCTGGCGGGCGATCCGATCACCGCGCGGCTGACGGCGGCGCCAGGCAACGGCGCGTCTATCGGCGGTCTGAAGGTCATGACCGACAACGGCTGGTTTGCAGCCCGTCCGTCCGGTACGGAAGATGCGTATAAAATCTACTGCGAAAGCTTCCTCGGCGACGAACACCGTAAGCGTATTGAGAAAGAAGCGGTTGAGATAGTCAGTGAAGTGCTGAAAAACGCGTAA
- the seqA gene encoding replication initiation negative regulator SeqA, which translates to MKTIEVDDELYRYIASHTLHIGESASDILRRMLKFSAVSQPAATVVKEAPAAAPAPAAAVKAATTPTPKDKVRAMRELLLSDEYAEQKKAVNRFMLVLTTLYSLDGNAFAEATESLHGRTRVYFAADEQTLLKNGNQTKPKQVPETPYWVITNTNTGRKCSMIEHIMQSMQFPAELIEKVCGTI; encoded by the coding sequence ATGAAAACGATCGAAGTTGATGATGAACTCTATCGCTATATTGCCAGCCACACCCTGCACATTGGCGAGAGCGCATCCGACATTTTACGGCGCATGCTGAAATTTTCCGCCGTGTCCCAGCCAGCCGCTACCGTCGTCAAAGAGGCCCCTGCGGCTGCTCCGGCACCTGCCGCTGCCGTGAAGGCGGCGACGACGCCGACGCCGAAAGATAAGGTTCGCGCCATGCGCGAGCTGCTGCTTTCTGACGAATACGCAGAACAGAAAAAAGCGGTCAACCGCTTTATGCTGGTGCTGACTACACTCTACTCACTGGACGGCAACGCGTTTGCTGAGGCGACGGAGTCTCTGCATGGCCGTACCCGCGTCTATTTCGCCGCGGACGAGCAGACGCTGCTGAAAAACGGCAACCAGACTAAACCCAAACAGGTGCCAGAAACCCCGTACTGGGTGATCACCAACACGAACACCGGTCGTAAATGCAGCATGATTGAACACATCATGCAGTCAATGCAGTTCCCTGCGGAATTAATTGAAAAGGTTTGCGGCACAATCTAA
- the ybfF gene encoding esterase produces the protein MKLNSRALTAQNLHTHSPIVLVHGLFGSLDNLGILARSLVADHDVVQVDMRNHGQSPRAPEMTYKAMAQDLLDTLDDRQIAKATLIGHSMGGKAVMALTALAPERIDKLVAIDIAPVDYQVRRHDEIFAAINAVTDAGATSRQQAAAVMREHLQEEGVIQFLLKSFIDGEWRFNVPVLWEQYPHIVGWEPIRPWDKPALFIPGGNSPYVTEAYRQPLLAQFPQARAHVIAGAGHWVHAEKPEAVLRAIRRYLAE, from the coding sequence ATGAAATTGAATAGCCGAGCGCTAACTGCGCAAAACCTGCACACTCATTCTCCTATCGTCCTCGTCCACGGCCTGTTCGGCAGCCTGGATAACTTAGGCATCCTCGCCCGCAGCCTGGTCGCCGACCACGATGTCGTGCAGGTGGACATGCGCAATCACGGCCAGTCGCCGCGCGCCCCGGAGATGACGTACAAAGCCATGGCCCAGGATCTGCTCGACACCCTCGACGACCGGCAAATTGCAAAGGCCACGCTGATTGGCCACTCCATGGGCGGCAAAGCGGTGATGGCGTTAACCGCCCTCGCCCCTGAGCGTATCGACAAGCTGGTGGCAATCGATATCGCGCCGGTGGATTACCAGGTGCGCCGTCACGATGAGATCTTCGCCGCCATCAACGCGGTAACCGACGCCGGGGCGACCTCCCGTCAGCAGGCCGCCGCCGTGATGCGCGAACATCTGCAGGAAGAAGGCGTTATCCAGTTTCTGCTGAAATCCTTTATCGACGGCGAATGGCGCTTCAACGTACCGGTGCTGTGGGAGCAGTATCCGCATATCGTCGGCTGGGAGCCTATCCGCCCATGGGATAAGCCCGCGCTCTTTATTCCTGGCGGCAATTCGCCGTATGTGACGGAGGCCTACCGACAGCCGCTGCTGGCGCAATTTCCGCAGGCGCGGGCCCACGTCATCGCCGGCGCCGGCCACTGGGTGCATGCGGAAAAACCCGAGGCCGTTCTGCGCGCAATTCGCCGTTATCTGGCAGAGTGA